The following is a genomic window from Verrucomicrobiota bacterium.
AAACACCGTTGCTGGCAATCTTCTTAAATCCAAGTCGTTCGTACAAACCGCGCGCCCGGTTAAAACTTTCCACGTAGATTGTCGCCTGTTTGCCCAGCCGCGCGGCCTCCGCGAGAATATCTCCGAGCAATTTGGTTCCGATACCTTGGTTGCGGTACTGAGGCAACAGCGCGATGTCCATGATCCGAATCTCGTGCTCCCGCCGATGAACGTATAACCGGCCCGCCGGTTGTCCTTCGACAAGGATGATTTGAAAGTTAGCGCCGGGATAATCGGATTCATAAGAGCGACGTTGCGCCTCGAACTGCATCCGCAAGAATCTTTCGCGCTGCGGTTCTCCCCAGCCGATCTGGGCCAGTTCTTCCTGACGCGTGCTGGCGTAAACCTCGAAGAGAAACGCCTCGTCCCCTTCGCGCACCGCGCGAAGACTCACGCGATCTTGCAGGGTTGTTTTGGAGAGGAGCATAAGCAACGGACAATCTGTCGCGTTAGTGCCGGCCAGTTTACGTTCGCGGTGGAAACACTCCTTGTAGAGCGATGCAAAAATTCAGGGTGAGGTAGGGCATCAGGTTGTTGTGCGGCTGACTGCCGCCAGCCACAGCCATCATCGCACTGGACATTTGAGTGGGTGAATTGGCCGTGGTGCGATACGCGAATCCATTCGCGGACCTCGCGAGTGAGACGGTTGGGTCGGGCGCCTGGACGTCGGCGGGATCCGTCGCGGCTTGAACAATGTGAGTATGCGCGGGAATCTCCGAATCCAGCAACGTGACAATGTCGGAGCCGCCGGTTTCTCCCAAATCGTGATTGGAAAGACCGGGACCCTGTCCCGGGTGCATCGGTGCGGCACCTTGAAGATCGGGCAAGGCAAACGTGCTCCTTCCATCGCCACCATAAGTAGTACCGAGAAGCGAGAAGAGAGCGGTATTCTGCGAGAGGGGCAGGAGCTGCCCGTTGCAAAAAGCCCAACCTTTGGGCGCAAAGTTGAACGGGAAGATTCGGATTTCAGCGACAAATGGATCGGCCATGATTTTTCTTAGGTTGGAGACGGGAAGATCCCGAACAGACTGATGATAAAACTTACGCAAAGGTAGGGCTGGAAGTTGGTGTGCGGCTGGCTGCCGCCGACGCTCGGCAGAACCGCGGTGTTCAAGGCCACAGCGGGCGGGCCTTGCGTGAACATTTTAATGGTCGGTGACGCCGC
Proteins encoded in this region:
- a CDS encoding phage tail protein, with the protein product MADPFVAEIRIFPFNFAPKGWAFCNGQLLPLSQNTALFSLLGTTYGGDGRSTFALPDLQGAAPMHPGQGPGLSNHDLGETGGSDIVTLLDSEIPAHTHIVQAATDPADVQAPDPTVSLARSANGFAYRTTANSPTQMSSAMMAVAGGSQPHNNLMPYLTLNFCIALQGVFPPRT
- a CDS encoding GNAT family N-acetyltransferase; this encodes MLLSKTTLQDRVSLRAVREGDEAFLFEVYASTRQEELAQIGWGEPQRERFLRMQFEAQRRSYESDYPGANFQIILVEGQPAGRLYVHRREHEIRIMDIALLPQYRNQGIGTKLLGDILAEAARLGKQATIYVESFNRARGLYERLGFKKIASNGVYNLMKWLPNSEENFLR